From a region of the Besnoitia besnoiti strain Bb-Ger1 chromosome I, whole genome shotgun sequence genome:
- a CDS encoding hypothetical protein (encoded by transcript BESB_003760), giving the protein MSQPRVQVFIRRGVDLPAMDSGKSSDPYVKFEYRGTHYRTGTVKKTVNPVWNHKFTFVYDKQFGPHSVTFEVWDANILLKDKKMGSVTVDLRTLEVDKVEDKYYALENAAQAKIGAALHIQLQLLPPLSETKPLGDGSQKIVVLTAEQARAAAHGRILVAPSNQGPVGSVGSPPLLHSYPSPVSVPPYVHPSNAVFPVAHPAPYSQQQVLLVTPPPAYPTQPGCFPPGAYGAPPPPAGGAPGWAWPAPSQAPPQGFHAAPPSPTPATTSVPSAASPQCPVAVATAERGSDGRGGGGGSPRGSGERSGDSDSSSDEGATKNSKKTSSRRKEKAAESTLIMEIKQIIPSATYGEVAKALIANNNDKDLALKDLVARMSVTSQKERATPSAPT; this is encoded by the exons ATGTCCCAGCCTCGTGTGCAAGTTTTTATCCGGCGGGGCGTCGATTTGCCTGCAATGGACTCCGGTAAAAGCTCCGACCCGTATGTTAAG TTCGAGTACAGGGGCACGCATTACCGCACGGGGACGGTGAAGAAAACTGTGAATCCGGTGTGGAACCACAAGTTCACGTTTGTCTATGAC AAACAGTTCGGACCCCACAGCGTCACCTTTGAAGTGTGGGATGCAAATATTTTGCTGAAGGACAAGAAAATGGGGTCAGTGACCGTAGATCTTCGAACTCTGGAG GTGGATAAAGTTGAGGACAAATACTATGCTCTGGAgaacgcggcgcaggccaaGATTGGCGCAGCACTTCACATCCAacttcagctgctgccgcccctcAGCGAGACGAAGCCTTTGGGTGACGGCTCGCAGAAGATTGTTGTCTTGACTGCCGAACAGGCtagagcggcggcgcacggtCGCATTCTCGTCGCGCCAAGCAACCAGGGCCCAGTCGGGTCGGTGGGCTCCCCTCCTCTCCTGCACAGCTACCCCTCGCCTGTGTCCGTGCCTCCGTATGTGCATCCCTCCAATGCGGTGTTTCCGGTGGCGCATCCTGCGCCGTACTCGCAGCAGCAAGTTTTGCTCGTCactccgcctcctgcgtaTCCGACGCAGCCTGGCTGTTTCCCTCCCGGTGCCTAcggagcgccgccaccgccggcaggaggcgcgcctgggTGGGCGTGGCCAGCGCCGAGTCAGGCACCCCCTCAGGGGTTTCACGCGGCTCCACCGTCTCCAACACCCGCCACCACGAGCgtgccctctgcagcctcgccgcagtGCCCCGTGGCAGTCGCTACCGCAGAACGTGGTTCGGATGGCAGGGGTGGAGGGGGCGGCAGTCCGAGGGGCTCTGGCGAACGGTCCGGTGACAGTGACTCATCATCAGATGAGG GAGCGACGAAGAACTCGAAGAAAACCAGCTCTCGAAGAAAGGAAAAGGCAGCGGAGTCCACGCTGATCATGGAAATCAAGCAGATCATCCCCTCAGCGACATACGGAGAGGTAGCCAA GGCACTGATAGCTAACAACAATGACAAAGACCTAGCTCTAAAGGACTTGGTCGCCAGGATGAGCGTGACTTCCCAAAAAGAACGCGCGACGCCTAGCGCGCCGACGTGA